The Thermococcus peptonophilus genomic sequence CTTACAGTAGTACCTTCCTGTGTAGCGCGCGTGGTATACTGCGGGTCTTCCGCACTTGGAGCACTTCATTTCCTCACCGGGTCTGGATTCTTTGATAGGCTTAAAACTGTTAATGCGGATGCTGGATATTGGGTACTTGGTGGTGGCTATGGAGAATATCGTAAAGACTGGCATCCCTGAACTTGATAGGATGCTTGGTGGAGGACTGCTAGACGACAGTACGCTTCTTAATCATCTACGAGACTTATTCATTCGGGTGGGTTCTGGCTGTTGAATTTTCAGAAGACTTGTTGATAAGGGAGGATTTGGCGTAGTCACAAACTACTCGTTTCCGACCCTTCTCTTGGAGAGGTACGGGCTTGCCGTTCGCTACGATGTTTTCAAAGAAGGTCTCCAGGAGAAACTGACGATCATAGACATCTTTGGCAGTTTTAATGATTCAAGGCTGATTATCCGTTTGTACATTACATCCCGGGTGTTGATCCCACGACATTTCTGGCGAAGACCGTTGCAGTGTACCGCAGAATTCTCCAAGTTTCAGGAAACAGAAAACCGATTGGAATATACCCTGACAATAGACGGCATGGTGGATCTCTTTGGGGAAGAAGCTACAATCAAAATTCTCCGCAGGAACATAGCACTCAAAATTAAAGCCAGAGAAAGCGAAAACAAACCGGGGCCGTTAAACATATTCCTGATGAATAGGGACAGGGTTTCTCCGAAGTTCATGGCATGGCTTTTGCAGTACGCGGAGCACATAGTGGACTTTAATACTACGGAGATACCTGGAGTAGAACGCATGGTGGTTAGGAAGTCCCTTCTCCCAGAATTCACCCCTGCAGAGGCAGAGTTCAGGTTTTCAAAGGGCAGATTTGAGATAAGGCCGAGTATGTTAAAGTAAAAAGAAAAACGCTTTCAACCGGCGAGGTTCATTAAGGCCGGCCACAGGTTTAGGGCAAGGAGGAGCAGTCCAACACCTATGGTCGTGTACCTCACCGGCCTCGCTATTTTCTCTGGGAGGTACTCCTTGAGGACGTCGTCCAGCATTCTCCCTCCATCAAGGGGCACGAGCGGGAAGAGGTTCATGAGGCCTATTCCGACGTTGAGCAGGTATATCCAGTAGAGGGCGAAGAAAATCGGGAGGACTACCTTCGCAGACCCCACCTTTGATTCAACGTGCTGTGCTGGCTGTATTCCTACGAAGCCCTTTCCTGGCCTGTCTGGGTGCTCTGCGAGGGTCAGTTTAACGCTGGTTTTTTCACCATCTCTAAGGACTTCAAGTTCTAGGGTCTCTCCAGGCTTGGTTTTGTCCATGAACTCCATGAAATCTTCCATGGTCTTTATTTCCTGCCCGTTTATGCCGATTATAACGTCACCCTTCTGGAGGACTTTCTCAGCGGGCGAGCCGGGTATTATCCCCTTCACCTCCACCCCCGAGGGGATAAGAAGCGGGTTTATCGCGTAGGTTATTAAAAGGGCCGTTATTATTGCCGTTGTTATGTTGGCCATTGATCCCGCTCCATACACCCTAAGGCGCGAGCGGAGAGGTGCCTTTGCCAGTTCCTCTTCATCAGGCTCAACAAAAGCCCCTGGAATCACGGCCAGGAGAACCAGCCCGACGGACTTCAGAGGGAGCTTATCCGCCCTGGCGACTATTCCGTGGCTTAGCTCATGGACTACCATCACAACCACAAGACCTATCAATCCGTACCACAGGGGGATTGTCACTCCCGGGATCACGAGCTGGACTCCTGCCTGCTGGCCCTTAGTCTGAAGAGTTTGAACGGCGGTTTTTGCGAGGGCGTAGAAGACGTAGACCATGCCCATATAACCGAGGATTATCCCAACGTCGGCATAGACCTTCCAGAAGCGTGGATTGATGCGTGATACCCTGTCTATGAATCCTAAAAGGCGCTTTGTCCTCCACATTGCAATGAACATGTTAACGCTGAGACCTTCTTCCTTCTCTATGGGCTCTCCCGTTTCCGGGTCTATCTCCTTCTTTCCGAAGAGGGCGTACAAAACTATCCAGAAGCCCACGATTCCCGCGAGGATCACTGCGAGAGTTGAGACCATAACCCATCTCCTCTTTTTGTTTCTCGTGTGCGTATTAAATTGGCAGGCTTATAAATTTGCCGAGGTGTTGGGACTTCTACTCGCAAAAGCCTTTTTGCCTCATTCATCCTTTGAAAGCCTTTCTATAATCCTAATGAGCCATTCCAGATTCAAACCAACTTTCTCTGCGAATTTTTCCAGATTTTTAGCTTCCTCTTTCTCTATGCACCCACTTAGAAGGACTAAGAGGAAATAACCGCCGTAGAGAGCGGCAGTCTTTAAGATCGCTCCAGGGATCGAGCCTGAATCTCCCAGGAAAACTCCGAAGACGAGCGTTACAGCGCCTATTATGAGGGCCTTAGTGTAAGCTTTTCCAAATGGCTGGACTCCCGTCGTCCTGTAGAGGACGGACACCCTGTACAGGTTCGCCGCTATATATGAGGAAGCCGTTGCCAAAGCTGCCCCATTTATCCCGTACACTGGAATGAGTGCCGCATTGAGGGCTATGTTAAGTACGGCGGCAAGGAGGTTGCCGATGAGGTTGTCTGAAGTTCTTCCGACGGCTACCAGACTCATCGCGTTGAGCCCCATTACCACATGGAACATGAAACCTAGGGACAGTATTCTTAGGGCGGTCACCGCTTCAGTGTATTTTGGTCCGAAGAACAGGTTTATTGTCCCCCCTGGAAATGCAAAGAGCAGCAGGAAGGCCGGAAAAGTCAGGATAAAGCCCCACTTCGTAGTGCTCTGATAGAGCCTTTTCAATCCTTTAAGATCCCTGCCTGTGAAGAGCACCGTCGCCATCGGCATAAAAACGAATCCAAGCGAGTTTAGAACCACGGGCAACGCTCTGGCTATTGGCGCCGCCCCGTTGTAGAGGCCAACCTTATCCGGTCCAAAATAGTAGCCCAGCATCAGGGAGTCTGTCCAGCCGAGAACATAGTCCAATATGCCCGTCAGCATGAGGGGGAATGAAAACGCTAAAAGCTCTTTTGCGAGATCCCAATCGAACTCTGGCCTTCTCGGCAACAGTCCGAACTTCCTGCCGTCTCGGAAGCCTAAAAACGCTGGGATTGTCCAAGCGGCGACATACGCAATGAACACCCAGTTGAAGCTAAGATTTAGGATGAGCACAATGAGTAAGAGAATCAGAAAAAGGAGCTGTGGGAGGACGTTCCTGTAGTAGAAGTTTTCCCGGACTCTTCCGTGCCCCCGGGATATTGCCACGATTATCATAGTTAAAACCATCGGGAGAAGCGCTGGAGAGGCTATTCTGAGAACCAAGTTGAGGTGAGGGTCGTTTAGGACATTCCCAAGATTGGGGGCCAAGGTAAATACGAGTACCGTAAGAGCCAGGGATGAGCTAGACCCTATCAAAACTCCCGTTGATGCAAGTTTTAGTGCAACGTTTCTATCTCTCTGGAGGTGGCGGGCTATCTCCCTGGAGAGGCCGTTCTGAAGTCCGAGGAGTGCAATGGTCATTGCAATGCTCAGAACTGTTACAGTGAGCGTGAACGACCCGTACTGGCTTCTCTCGTAGTATCTCGCTAGAACCGCCTTTGTGAGAAAGTTGAGGAGCATTCCCAGCACGGTCCCGGCGAGGACTATGCCCGCCCCCTTTGCGACCTTCCCCAGAGTCTCTTCGCCTCTCTCCAAGGGTTTCACCGTGGTACTGTCTTCCAAGGAATACCTTTAAACAGTTTTGGGTCTGTTAATTGGATATTCTCTCTGTTCTATTTTTATGGCTTAGTAGAATATGTTACGCTGGCAATTTTTACAACTTGGCTTCCGAAAAACTTATATATTGCTACTCGTTTTTCACTTGAAAACTATAGTTGGTGGTAGTGATGAAACAAATGTTGATCGTCATGCTGGCGGCTCTGTTGGTCTTCCTCGTCGGCCTTAGATTCGGTCTCTCGTACTTCAGCGATGTGGCGAAGTCCACGGGCAACGAGTTTTCAACGGGCGAGTTCGATATCGGGATAAGCAAGAATGGCGAGAGGTACTACGATGCCTACAAGGTCTTTGAGTTTGGAAGTCTCCTGCCGGGAGAGGAAAGGACGATCCGCTTCTACATCAAGAACCGCGGCGATTACCCTGTTTCTAGAATCTCAATGATTCTCAACGTGACCGATCGTGAAGATGGAACTCCATCCAAAGCCGAGGTGCTCGTGGACAGCACGCCCGACGTTGGAGAGCTCAGCGAGTACCTGATAGTTAAGGACATCCGTGTCTCGTTTAACGGGACAGTCATGGAACTTGACCGCTATGCTGGAAAATCCCTTCGGGAGCTTAACGGCACACTAATACACCTCTTTGACGGCAAACTGGCTGAGAACAAGGCCATAGAAGTTACCATGCGTATAGAACTCTCTCCCGATGCCGGAAACGAGTGCCAGACCGATACCTCCGAGGTGGCTATGCTCATAACTGCTTCACAATGAGCGGAAGCCACTTAAACCCCCTCTCCAATTTTTTCCTGCGATGATGAGTGATGGGCGAACCGACCGATGAGGAAGGAAAGGTGATCGCTGAGCAACCCTTTTAAGCCCCATCCTTTACCTTTTCTGGGATGATGAGTTCAGCCTTGTCCGAGCTGTGACGAGGGAGTGACGGACTGACCGCCCAAGTTGCCCATGGGGGATGGAGTTTGGAGGGACTTTACCGACCGATATGGGTTTCGATAGTCGGAAACGTTCTCCTCGGTGTGCTCAAGCTGGTAGTTGGCTTTCTATACTCCAGCATAGCCCTCATCTCGGATGGAATCCACTCTCTGAGCGACTTAATCACGAGCGTCATCGGCTACTTTGGAATGAAGGTATCATCAAAGCCCCCGGACAGAAGTCACCCCTTCGGACACTCCCGCTTTGAACCTCTGGTGGCCTTTCTCATAGGCGAGGCGCTTCTCTTGGTCGCCTATGAAATCGGAAGGGATTCAGTCTTCAGGCTTCTCAAGGGGGAGACCATTGAGGTAAACTCCCTAATGCTTGGAGTCACGGTTCTATCAATCCTTGCTAAAGAGGCTATGTTCAGGTACTCCCTACACGTCGGCAGGAAGCTCAACAGCCAGATCCTCGTTGCCGACGCCTACCACCACAGGAGCGACTCGCTGAGCAGTGTGGCTGTTCTCGTGGGTCTTAGCCTCCAGAGGCTCGGGTTCAGGTATGGGGATGGTCTCGCAGGCCTCCTGGTATCTCTCTTTCTCGTGAAGGTGGCCTTTGATGTCCTCCTTGAGAACCTCGGCTACCTGACGGGCCAAGCTCCGCCCTTTGAGGTTTGCAGGGAGATTGAAAAGCGTGCTATGAGCGTCCCAAACGTTCTCGGAGTCCATGACCTCAGGGCGCACTACGTCGGGAACAAGCTCCACGTCGAGCTCCACATTGAGGTTCCACCGGAAATCACACTCAAGGAGGCCCATGACATCAGCGAGGAAGTCAGGAAGAAGATTGAGGGTATGCCCCAAGTTGAGAGGGCCTTTGTCCACGTGGACATAAAGGGCGTTACTGAGTGAGAATAGCCATAATGCTTCTTAAATCCACCAAAAACGCCTCCAGATGTTCCTTTCTCACGTGTGGCATAACGACGATCCTTATGTAGCCGCGGTGGGCACTTATTCCCCAGCCCCGTGCTTTAAGTTCCTCTTCGAGATCTTCCAGCTTTTCAGAGCCGAAGGAGACGATGTTCAGCACTGGCTCCCTGATGAGGTAAATCCCTGGAATCTTCTTCAGCTCCGATGCGAACCATCTAGCGAGCTCCATCTTCTCTCTTACAACTTCCTTGTACCCTTCAAAGCCGAGATGCTTTATCATTGCCCATACTGCCAGAGCGTTGGCTCCTGGTCTAGTCCCCGTTATCGTCGCCTGCCGGATTTTGCCTCCAGCCAAATACGGAGCTAAAACACTTATGCTGTCCAGAAACTTCTTCTCGCGGAAGATTATTCCCCCCGCTGGGATCGGTACCATGCCCATCTTGTGTGGGTCTATGGTTATGCTCTTCACGCCCTTAAGGTGGAAGTCGAAGTCCGGGAGGTCGTAACCG encodes the following:
- a CDS encoding site-2 protease family protein, whose amino-acid sequence is MVSTLAVILAGIVGFWIVLYALFGKKEIDPETGEPIEKEEGLSVNMFIAMWRTKRLLGFIDRVSRINPRFWKVYADVGIILGYMGMVYVFYALAKTAVQTLQTKGQQAGVQLVIPGVTIPLWYGLIGLVVVMVVHELSHGIVARADKLPLKSVGLVLLAVIPGAFVEPDEEELAKAPLRSRLRVYGAGSMANITTAIITALLITYAINPLLIPSGVEVKGIIPGSPAEKVLQKGDVIIGINGQEIKTMEDFMEFMDKTKPGETLELEVLRDGEKTSVKLTLAEHPDRPGKGFVGIQPAQHVESKVGSAKVVLPIFFALYWIYLLNVGIGLMNLFPLVPLDGGRMLDDVLKEYLPEKIARPVRYTTIGVGLLLLALNLWPALMNLAG
- a CDS encoding flippase — its product is MKPLERGEETLGKVAKGAGIVLAGTVLGMLLNFLTKAVLARYYERSQYGSFTLTVTVLSIAMTIALLGLQNGLSREIARHLQRDRNVALKLASTGVLIGSSSSLALTVLVFTLAPNLGNVLNDPHLNLVLRIASPALLPMVLTMIIVAISRGHGRVRENFYYRNVLPQLLFLILLLIVLILNLSFNWVFIAYVAAWTIPAFLGFRDGRKFGLLPRRPEFDWDLAKELLAFSFPLMLTGILDYVLGWTDSLMLGYYFGPDKVGLYNGAAPIARALPVVLNSLGFVFMPMATVLFTGRDLKGLKRLYQSTTKWGFILTFPAFLLLFAFPGGTINLFFGPKYTEAVTALRILSLGFMFHVVMGLNAMSLVAVGRTSDNLIGNLLAAVLNIALNAALIPVYGINGAALATASSYIAANLYRVSVLYRTTGVQPFGKAYTKALIIGAVTLVFGVFLGDSGSIPGAILKTAALYGGYFLLVLLSGCIEKEEAKNLEKFAEKVGLNLEWLIRIIERLSKDE
- a CDS encoding TasA family protein; the protein is MKQMLIVMLAALLVFLVGLRFGLSYFSDVAKSTGNEFSTGEFDIGISKNGERYYDAYKVFEFGSLLPGEERTIRFYIKNRGDYPVSRISMILNVTDREDGTPSKAEVLVDSTPDVGELSEYLIVKDIRVSFNGTVMELDRYAGKSLRELNGTLIHLFDGKLAENKAIEVTMRIELSPDAGNECQTDTSEVAMLITASQ
- a CDS encoding cation diffusion facilitator family transporter; the encoded protein is MEGLYRPIWVSIVGNVLLGVLKLVVGFLYSSIALISDGIHSLSDLITSVIGYFGMKVSSKPPDRSHPFGHSRFEPLVAFLIGEALLLVAYEIGRDSVFRLLKGETIEVNSLMLGVTVLSILAKEAMFRYSLHVGRKLNSQILVADAYHHRSDSLSSVAVLVGLSLQRLGFRYGDGLAGLLVSLFLVKVAFDVLLENLGYLTGQAPPFEVCREIEKRAMSVPNVLGVHDLRAHYVGNKLHVELHIEVPPEITLKEAHDISEEVRKKIEGMPQVERAFVHVDIKGVTE